In the Hordeum vulgare subsp. vulgare chromosome 7H, MorexV3_pseudomolecules_assembly, whole genome shotgun sequence genome, one interval contains:
- the LOC123413327 gene encoding thiosulfate sulfurtransferase 16, chloroplastic-like, with protein sequence MASDCSFAHGVSLPAHRPPLAVTTCRLRHGAARAVARHRAMAAARRVSVGAARRRIGSARYGSNGAAALRADEAEVAVPPSVPVRVAHELQLAGHRYLDVRTEGEFAGGHPAGAVNVPYMYSTGSGMAKNSHFIDQVLAIFGKDDEIIIGCQSGKRSLMAAAELCSAGFTAVTDIAGGFSTWRENGLPINVR encoded by the exons ATGGCGTCGGACTGCTCCTTCGCCCACGGCGTCTCCCTCCCCGCGCACCGCCCTCCCCTCGCCGTCACCACCTGCAG GCTACGCCACGGTGCCGCTCGCGCGGTAGCCCGCCAtcgggccatggcggcggcgaggCGGGTCTCGGTGggcgccgccaggaggaggatcgGCTCAGCCAG ATACGGCAGCAACGGGGCGGCGGCGTTGCGCGCGGATGAGGCGGAGGTGGCCGTGCCGCCGTCGGTGCCCGTGCGCGTCGCCCACGAGCTGCAGCTGGCCGGCCACCGCTACCTCGACGTCAG AACGGAGGGTGAGTTCGCCGGCGGGCATCCGGCGGGAGCGGTGAACGTGCCCTACATGTACAGCACCGGCTCAG GAATGGCGAAGAACTCGCACTTCATCGACCAAGTGTTGGCTATCTTCGGCAAGGACGACGAGATCATTATC GGATGCCAAAGTGGCAAGAGGTCTCTCATGGCAGCAGCCGAACTCTGTTCCGCT GGCTTCACTGCTGTGACCGACATCGCCGGAGGATTCTCGACTTGGAGGGAGAATGGGCTGCCAATCAATGTCCGGTGA
- the LOC123411967 gene encoding uncharacterized acetyltransferase At3g50280-like has product MVSVLSSRTVRPPPAPRPRRRIPLTTWDVPMLSANYIQKGLLFHKPAATLLSTTAHVVDHLAAALADALVHYYPVAGRFVTDQHYRGELVVGCSVSVDCDGQGVQVVHAVADEGVSMADVIPPDVDVPPVVQSFFLLDGAINYDGCDHPLLAVQVTDLADGVFVGFSYNHSLSDGTAFWGFLNAWAEIARARLLGFPTPSSRPPLLDRWSPDGGVAAPVVLPCAQVPDLIKRPSQTQTPLRERMLHFSSESLVELKERARQELLVTGDEAGAAALTRFQALASLLWRCITRARRLAPEKETTCRAAINNRGRLRPQLPTEYFGNCIYTVSTEPVRAQELLERGHGWAAAAVGRAVAAHTDAAIRERVAAWTEEPPAKNPPAYMMSWHDPCGTLMGSSPRFDMFGCDFGWGKPVAVRSGKANKVDGGTALYPCPDGGGGMDVELRLMPEHMADLEEDEEFWAVVSPDQPVSEGKL; this is encoded by the coding sequence ATGGTGAGCGTGCTGTCGTCGCGCACGGTGCGGCCTCCGCCAGCGCCACGGCCGCGCCgccgcatcccgctcaccacCTGGGACGTCCCCATGCTCTCCGCCAACTACATCCAGAAGGGCCTCCTCTTCCACAAGCCCGCGGCCACGCTCCTCTCCACCACCGCCCACGTCGTCGACCACCTCGCGGCCGCCCTAGCCGACGCGCTCGTCCACTACTACCCCGTCGCCGGCCGCTTCGTCACCGACCAGCACTACCGCGGGGAACTCGTGGTGGGATGCTCGGTCTCCGTTGACTGCGACGGCCAGGGCGTCCAGGTTGTCCACGCCGTCGCCGACGAAGGCGTCTCCATGGCCGACGTGATACCTCCCGACGTCGACGTGCCGCCCGTGGTTCAGTCCTTCTTCCTGCTCGATGGCGCCATCAATTATGACGGCTGCGACCACCCGCTCCTCGCCGTGCAGGTAACAGACCTCGCCGACGGCGTCTTTGTTGGCTTCTCCTACAACCACTCGCTCTCCGACGGCACCGCCTTCTGGGGCTTCCTCAACGCCTGGGCCGAGATCGCGCGCGCGAGGCTCCTCGGGTTCCCGACGCCGTCGTCGCGCCCGCCCTTGCTCGACCGCTGGTCACCCGATGGTGGCGTGGCTGCGCCGGTCGTGCTGCCGTGCGCCCAAGTGCCGGACCTCATCAAGCGGCCGTCCCAGACCCAGACACCGCTGCGCGAGAGGATGCTCCACTTCTCGTCAGAATCGCTGGTGGAACTCAAGGAGCGGGCACGCCAGGAGCTCCTGGTCACCGGAGATGAGGCCGGCGCCGCCGCGCTCACGAGGTTCCAGGCGCTGGCCTCCCTCCTATGGCGTTGCATCACCCGCGCACGGCGGCTGGCACCGGAAAAGGAGACGACGTGCCGCGCGGCCATCAACAACCGCGGGCGGCTCCGGCCACAGCTGCCGACGGAGTACTTCGGCAACTGCATCTACACCGTCAGCACGGAGCCTGTGCGTGCACAGGAGCTGCTGGAGCGCGGGCATGGGTGGGCAGCGGCGGCCGTCGGGCGCGCGGTGGCGGCACATACAGACGCAGCCATCAGGGAGCGGGTGGCTGCGTGGACGGAGGAACCACCCGCAAAGAACCCGCCGGCGTACATGATGAGCTGGCACGATCCGTGCGGGACGCTAATGGGGAGCTCGCCGCGGTTCGACATGTTCGGGTGTGACTTCGGGTGGGGGAAGCCCGTGGCGGTGCGGAGTGGCAAGGCTAACAAGGTCGACGGGGGCACAGCGTTGTACCCATGTCCGGATGGGGGAGGCGGCATGGACGTGGAGCTCAGGCTCATGCCAGAGCACATGGCCGATCTTGAGGAGGACGAGGAGTTCTGGGCCGTCGTCTCGCCGGACCAGCCAGTGTCGGAGGGGAAACTTTGA